In Candidatus Methylomirabilis limnetica, the following are encoded in one genomic region:
- a CDS encoding CopG family ribbon-helix-helix protein, whose product MPTVTDRSPKSKITVTLSPDVVRQLDALLDLPGNRSRSLLVEEAIRRWLQEHAQKQIERQVEDYYLSLSKAERKENEAWSKTSARAAKYIWDK is encoded by the coding sequence ATGCCTACCGTTACAGATCGGTCTCCAAAATCCAAGATCACGGTCACGCTGAGTCCGGACGTAGTCCGTCAACTGGATGCCCTCCTTGACCTCCCGGGGAACCGCTCCCGAAGCCTCCTGGTTGAAGAGGCCATTCGCCGGTGGCTTCAGGAGCACGCTCAGAAGCAGATTGAACGCCAGGTTGAGGATTATTACCTTTCCCTCTCCAAGGCCGAGCGCAAAGAAAATGAAGCGTGGTCCAAAACCTCCGCTCGCGCGGCCAAATACATCTGGGATAAATAG
- a CDS encoding Fic family protein has protein sequence MYIHERKDWPRFNWNRELFAEPLADVRHRQGRLIGHMEALGFNLRQEAVLQTLTSDVLKSSDIEGEKLDAEQVRSSIARRLGLDIGASKPADRNVEGIVEMMLDATRHYDQPLSAERLFAWHASLFPTGRTGMTKIRAGAWRDDSTGPMEVVSGPVGKEHVYYQALPAPRVDGEMRAFLEWFNANADSDPVLKAGLAHLWFVTIHPFDDGNGRIARAIADMALARSENSPQRFYSMSAQIRQERNAYYDILEETHKGTMNITPWMEWFLGCLGRAIDGSQTTLAAVLAKARVWDALAGVAINDRQRLVLNRLLDGFEGKLTTSKYAKLAKCSQDTALRDILPLVERGILVRNPKGGRSTSYALAPLR, from the coding sequence ATGTATATCCATGAGCGTAAGGACTGGCCCCGGTTTAACTGGAACCGCGAGCTGTTCGCTGAGCCTCTCGCCGACGTTCGCCACCGACAGGGTCGGCTGATCGGCCACATGGAAGCCCTCGGATTCAATCTCCGCCAGGAGGCCGTCTTGCAAACCCTCACGTCCGATGTTCTCAAGAGCAGTGACATCGAGGGCGAGAAGCTGGATGCTGAACAGGTCCGGTCCTCGATTGCGCGCCGCCTCGGTCTGGATATCGGCGCCTCCAAGCCCGCAGACCGCAATGTCGAGGGCATCGTTGAAATGATGCTCGACGCCACGCGCCATTATGACCAGCCACTCAGCGCCGAAAGGCTCTTTGCGTGGCATGCGTCCCTGTTTCCCACCGGGCGCACCGGCATGACCAAAATCAGGGCAGGGGCCTGGCGTGACGACAGCACCGGTCCGATGGAGGTCGTCTCTGGCCCGGTTGGGAAGGAGCACGTCTATTATCAAGCGCTCCCGGCACCACGGGTCGATGGGGAGATGCGTGCGTTCCTGGAGTGGTTCAATGCCAACGCCGACAGTGATCCGGTCTTGAAAGCTGGACTGGCCCACCTCTGGTTCGTCACCATCCACCCGTTTGATGACGGCAACGGCCGCATTGCGCGCGCCATCGCCGACATGGCCCTGGCGCGCTCAGAAAATAGTCCGCAGCGCTTTTACAGCATGTCAGCGCAAATCCGGCAGGAGCGTAACGCGTATTACGACATTCTTGAAGAGACGCATAAGGGGACGATGAACATCACGCCCTGGATGGAATGGTTCCTCGGCTGTCTGGGCCGCGCCATCGATGGTTCACAAACCACTCTGGCCGCAGTCCTCGCCAAGGCGCGCGTCTGGGACGCGCTAGCCGGTGTTGCGATCAACGACCGGCAACGCCTTGTGCTCAACCGTCTCCTTGATGGCTTCGAGGGTAAGCTCACGACATCGAAATATGCGAAGCTCGCCAAGTGTTCCCAGGACACCGCCCTCCGTGACATTCTGCCGCTCGTCGAGCGCGGTATCCTTGTCCGCAACCCGAAAGGCGGGCGGAGCACGAGCTATGCGCTCGCTCCGCTACGATAG
- a CDS encoding type II toxin-antitoxin system PemK/MazF family toxin has translation MPYPGRGEIYMVKLPWHPSDTKNRPALVVSMDVRNRLASDVIVVPVTSTLRPAPTHVELPAGEGGLKQTSMAKCEQITTLDKSFLLRGPFAGTVRPSLMLEIEKAIQRAIGIPIV, from the coding sequence ATGCCATATCCTGGCCGAGGCGAGATTTACATGGTCAAACTCCCATGGCATCCTTCCGACACTAAAAATCGGCCCGCTCTTGTTGTGTCAATGGACGTTCGCAATCGGCTGGCCAGCGATGTCATTGTGGTGCCTGTAACCTCGACCCTTCGGCCCGCGCCCACCCATGTCGAACTGCCTGCCGGAGAGGGAGGCCTCAAGCAAACCTCCATGGCCAAGTGCGAGCAGATCACCACGCTGGATAAATCGTTTCTCCTTCGCGGCCCCTTTGCCGGAACGGTGCGCCCATCGCTCATGCTTGAAATCGAAAAAGCTATCCAACGGGCCATCGGCATTCCGATCGTTTAA
- a CDS encoding VanZ family protein, with protein sequence MRQTIKILRYMPLLFCICLALVSLLALIPSTSIPKAFQFWDKAQHALAYSILSIMGCFAFPQRLRPVFFGLITHGVIIEVMQGALTSTRFGDPLDLLADGIGVLIGVIVYAFLSPKLTGTLQYSH encoded by the coding sequence ATGAGACAAACGATTAAAATTCTTCGTTACATGCCGCTACTGTTTTGTATCTGCCTCGCTCTCGTATCATTACTCGCTTTAATTCCAAGTACTTCCATTCCAAAGGCTTTTCAGTTTTGGGACAAGGCGCAACACGCTTTAGCCTACTCCATCCTTTCCATCATGGGATGTTTTGCTTTTCCGCAAAGATTGCGACCCGTTTTCTTTGGCTTAATAACTCATGGAGTTATCATTGAGGTCATGCAAGGCGCGCTTACTAGCACCCGTTTTGGTGACCCGCTCGACTTGCTGGCGGATGGTATAGGGGTTCTTATAGGCGTAATCGTATACGCCTTCCTATCACCAAAACTCACAGGCACGCTACAGTATTCACATTAG
- a CDS encoding helix-turn-helix domain-containing protein has protein sequence MKKRLINGIEAESSSGNVFADLGLPNADKLKIKSGLVIKITQAVRKLGLTQEEAARRMGITQPKVSGMMRGDFSNLSERKLMDCLNRLGYDIEIKVKPAAEPVGHLVLAVA, from the coding sequence ATGAAAAAAAGGCTCATTAATGGTATCGAGGCGGAAAGCAGCTCCGGCAATGTGTTTGCTGACCTGGGCCTGCCGAATGCCGACAAGCTCAAGATCAAGTCCGGCTTGGTGATCAAAATCACCCAGGCCGTGCGCAAGCTGGGCTTGACTCAAGAAGAAGCCGCCCGTCGCATGGGGATCACCCAGCCGAAAGTGTCCGGCATGATGCGCGGCGACTTTTCCAACTTATCCGAGCGCAAGCTGATGGACTGCCTGAACCGGCTTGGCTACGACATCGAAATCAAGGTGAAGCCGGCTGCGGAGCCGGTCGGCCACCTCGTGCTGGCTGTCGCTTGA